A genome region from Alphaproteobacteria bacterium includes the following:
- a CDS encoding nucleoside deaminase: MRLALGEARAAAQDGEVPVGAVVIRAGEVLAVGRNRMRDSNDPTAHAEIVAIRAAAQAIGDCRLDGCDLWVTLEPCAMCAGAIALARISRLYFGAADPKGGGVLHGARFFSQPTCHHVPEVYPGIGEDEAAGLLRDFFKGRR, translated from the coding sequence ATGCGCCTCGCGCTCGGCGAGGCGAGGGCGGCGGCCCAGGACGGCGAGGTTCCGGTCGGCGCGGTGGTGATTCGCGCCGGCGAAGTGCTCGCCGTCGGCCGCAACCGAATGCGCGATTCGAACGACCCCACGGCTCATGCCGAGATCGTCGCGATCCGCGCGGCGGCGCAGGCGATCGGCGACTGCCGGCTCGACGGCTGCGACCTGTGGGTAACACTGGAGCCCTGCGCGATGTGCGCGGGGGCGATCGCTTTGGCGCGAATCTCGCGCCTCTATTTCGGCGCCGCCGATCCCAAGGGCGGCGGCGTGCTCCACGGAGCCCGGTTCTTTTCCCAGCCGACCTGTCACCATGTTCCGGAAGTCTATCCCGGCATCGGCGAAGACGAGGCCGCCGGCCTGTTGCGCGATTTCTTCAAGGGCCGGCGATGA
- the cobS gene encoding cobaltochelatase subunit CobS, whose product MADIPNVNPDSRAATVMDAPDRMAKVRDLFGVDSDMEVPAFSEADERVPDLDPAYVFDPDTTLAIAAGFSKNRRVMVQGYHGTGKSTHIEQVAARLNWPLIRINLDAHISRIDLVGRDAIVLRDGQQVTEFREGLLPWALQTPTALVFDEYDAGRPDVMFVIQRVLETEGKLTLLDQNRVIRPHPYFRLFATTNTVGLGDTTGLYHGTQQINQGQMDRWNIVVTLNYLPAETEARIVLAKSGEYDHEGGRAEVERMIKVAELSRQGFVNGDISTVMSPRTVISWAQNALIFGDVGFAFRLTFLNKCDEAERATVAEYYQRVFGKDLPESVVGAA is encoded by the coding sequence ATGGCAGACATTCCCAACGTGAACCCCGACAGCCGCGCCGCGACGGTGATGGACGCGCCCGACCGGATGGCGAAGGTGCGCGACCTGTTCGGAGTCGATTCGGACATGGAGGTGCCGGCTTTCTCCGAAGCCGACGAGCGCGTGCCGGACCTCGATCCGGCCTACGTCTTCGATCCCGACACGACGCTGGCGATCGCCGCGGGCTTTTCGAAGAACCGCCGGGTGATGGTCCAGGGCTATCACGGCACCGGCAAGTCGACCCATATCGAGCAGGTCGCGGCAAGGCTCAACTGGCCGCTGATCCGGATCAACCTCGACGCCCATATCAGCCGGATCGACCTGGTCGGCCGCGACGCGATCGTCCTTCGCGACGGGCAGCAGGTGACCGAGTTCCGCGAGGGTCTCCTGCCCTGGGCTCTGCAGACGCCCACCGCTTTGGTGTTCGACGAATATGATGCGGGCCGGCCCGACGTGATGTTCGTCATCCAGCGCGTGCTCGAGACCGAGGGCAAGCTGACCCTGCTCGACCAGAACCGGGTGATCCGCCCGCATCCCTATTTCCGGCTGTTCGCGACGACCAACACGGTCGGCCTCGGCGATACGACCGGCCTCTATCACGGTACCCAGCAGATCAACCAGGGCCAGATGGACCGCTGGAACATCGTCGTCACACTCAACTATCTGCCGGCCGAGACCGAGGCGCGGATCGTGCTGGCCAAGTCGGGCGAATACGACCACGAGGGCGGCCGCGCCGAGGTCGAGCGGATGATCAAGGTCGCGGAGCTCTCGCGCCAGGGCTTCGTCAACGGCGACATCTCGACGGTGATGAGCCCCCGCACCGTGATCAGCTGGGCGCAGAACGCGCTCATCTTCGGCGACGTCGGCTTCGCCTTCCGCCTCACCTTCCTTAACAAGTGCGACGAGGCCGAGCGGGCGACCGTGGCCGAATATTACCAGCGCGTGTTCGGCAAGGATCTGCCCGAGAGCGTGGTGGGGGCGGCTTGA
- a CDS encoding pirin family protein → MTDDELFLQTLLPTTHDLGGFKVHRTLPHRERTTIGPFIFFDQMGPAKLDPGAGIDVRPHPHINLATVTYLFAGAIDHRDSLGTFATIEPGAVNLMTAGKGITHSERSPAALRPDGPELSGIQTWLALPAAKEEMDAAFEHVPKADLPLVEGDGVRARIVMGTLWGETAPVTCHSPTIYADIHLAAGGAMPVDPEAEERGLYVAEGEASLDGQHLEPATLYVLRPGIRATLRSERGGRVMLCGGAPLDGPRHVFWNFVSSRRERINQAKEDWKAGRFTLPPDDHDEFIPLPEVVKTVSYP, encoded by the coding sequence ATGACGGATGACGAGCTGTTCCTCCAGACCTTGCTGCCCACGACTCACGATCTCGGCGGGTTCAAGGTCCATCGCACGCTGCCGCATCGCGAGCGCACGACGATCGGGCCGTTCATCTTCTTCGACCAGATGGGGCCGGCGAAGCTCGATCCGGGCGCCGGAATCGACGTGCGCCCGCACCCGCACATCAACCTCGCCACCGTCACCTATCTCTTCGCCGGGGCGATCGACCACCGCGATTCGCTCGGCACCTTCGCCACGATCGAGCCGGGCGCGGTCAATCTGATGACCGCGGGCAAGGGGATCACCCACTCGGAGCGTTCGCCGGCGGCGCTTCGTCCGGACGGGCCCGAGCTCAGCGGCATCCAGACCTGGCTCGCCCTGCCCGCGGCCAAGGAGGAGATGGACGCCGCCTTCGAGCATGTGCCCAAGGCCGATCTGCCTTTGGTCGAGGGGGATGGAGTCCGCGCCCGGATCGTCATGGGAACGCTCTGGGGCGAGACCGCGCCAGTCACCTGTCACAGCCCGACCATCTATGCCGACATCCATCTGGCCGCGGGCGGCGCGATGCCGGTCGATCCCGAGGCCGAGGAGCGCGGCCTCTACGTCGCCGAGGGCGAGGCCAGCCTGGACGGCCAGCACCTCGAACCTGCGACGCTCTACGTGCTGCGCCCCGGCATTCGAGCCACGCTTCGATCGGAGAGAGGCGGCCGGGTGATGCTCTGCGGCGGCGCCCCGCTGGACGGGCCGCGCCACGTCTTCTGGAACTTCGTCTCCTCGCGCCGCGAACGGATCAACCAGGCCAAGGAAGACTGGAAGGCCGGCCGCTTTACCTTGCCCCCCGACGACCATGACGAGTTCATTCCCCTCCCCGAGGTGGTGAAGACGGTGAGCTATCCGTGA
- a CDS encoding glycine zipper 2TM domain-containing protein gives MFKKIAISAAVAASALTVMPAAAEAQSYGYYNQGYGYNGRYVDPRYAQRYNQRYYNGYNPYNSYNGRTYYQGRYNYNYGYRCNNGSTGTIIGAIAGGLLGSQVAGRGDRAIGAIVGGAAGALAGREIDRSSGNGYNCRY, from the coding sequence ATGTTCAAGAAGATCGCCATTTCCGCCGCCGTCGCCGCCTCGGCCCTGACGGTGATGCCCGCCGCTGCCGAAGCCCAGAGCTACGGCTATTACAACCAGGGCTATGGCTACAATGGGCGCTACGTCGATCCGCGCTACGCCCAGCGCTACAACCAGCGTTATTACAACGGCTACAACCCCTACAATTCCTATAACGGCCGGACCTACTACCAGGGCCGCTACAACTACAATTACGGCTATCGCTGCAACAACGGCTCGACCGGAACGATCATCGGCGCCATCGCCGGCGGTCTGCTCGGCAGCCAGGTCGCCGGCCGCGGCGACCGCGCGATCGGCGCGATCGTCGGCGGCGCCGCCGGCGCCCTCGCCGGCCGCGAGATCGATCGCAGCAGCGGCAACGGCTACAACTGCCGCTACTAA
- a CDS encoding BolA family transcriptional regulator, translating to MSAPLTGSVAREIEQRLTAALAPASLCVTNDSARHRGHAGDDGSGESHFTVEIEAARFAGMTRLERQRAVNAALGDLMKERVHALAIRARAPGE from the coding sequence ATGAGTGCGCCTTTAACCGGATCAGTCGCCCGCGAAATCGAGCAACGCCTCACCGCCGCGCTCGCTCCGGCCAGCCTGTGCGTGACCAACGATTCGGCCAGGCACCGCGGCCATGCGGGCGACGACGGCTCCGGCGAAAGCCATTTCACTGTAGAGATCGAGGCGGCCCGGTTCGCCGGCATGACGCGCCTCGAGCGCCAGCGCGCGGTCAACGCCGCGCTCGGCGACCTGATGAAGGAGCGGGTCCACGCTCTGGCGATCAGGGCTCGGGCGCCGGGGGAGTGA
- a CDS encoding alpha/beta hydrolase, with protein MSTLALTRIPLPTGVALNVQTGGPENGEPIVLLHGFPESHRTWREVAPALARDFRVVAPDQRGFGASDKPEGVENYRTDRIVEDLIALADALGIGRFTLVGHDWGGAVAWLAALKHPDRVRRLAIVNAPHPLIFQKTLIEDSAQRAASQYIRAFRNPAMEQGIAAMGYEAFFARTFASHADISRLPPEERQAYLDDWSQPGAMTAMLNWYRASEIVVPEPGEEAGAPAWTLLPFPHVTQPTLVVWALKDVALLPIQLEGLDALVDDLRIVTVPDAGHFVPWEQPGPVIAAIRDFVAEAG; from the coding sequence GTGAGCACGCTCGCCCTCACCCGCATCCCCCTCCCCACCGGAGTCGCGCTCAACGTTCAGACCGGCGGGCCGGAGAATGGAGAGCCGATCGTCCTCCTCCACGGCTTCCCCGAATCGCACCGGACGTGGCGCGAGGTGGCGCCCGCGCTGGCCCGCGATTTTCGAGTCGTCGCACCCGACCAGCGCGGCTTCGGCGCGTCGGACAAGCCGGAGGGCGTCGAGAATTACAGGACCGACCGCATCGTCGAGGATCTGATCGCCCTCGCCGACGCGCTGGGCATCGGCCGCTTCACGCTCGTCGGCCACGATTGGGGCGGCGCGGTCGCCTGGCTTGCGGCGCTCAAGCACCCGGACCGCGTTCGGCGCTTGGCGATCGTCAACGCGCCCCACCCTTTGATCTTCCAGAAGACGCTGATCGAGGACTCGGCCCAGCGCGCCGCCTCGCAATATATCCGCGCCTTCCGCAACCCGGCGATGGAGCAGGGCATCGCGGCAATGGGCTACGAGGCCTTCTTCGCCAGGACCTTCGCCAGTCATGCCGATATCTCCCGCCTGCCGCCGGAGGAGCGCCAGGCCTATCTCGACGACTGGAGCCAGCCGGGCGCGATGACCGCGATGCTCAACTGGTACCGGGCGAGCGAGATCGTCGTGCCGGAGCCGGGCGAGGAGGCCGGCGCCCCGGCCTGGACCCTGCTTCCCTTCCCCCACGTGACCCAGCCGACCCTGGTCGTCTGGGCGCTGAAGGACGTCGCCCTGCTCCCGATTCAGCTCGAAGGCTTGGATGCTCTGGTCGACGATCTGCGCATCGTCACCGTGCCCGACGCGGGCCATTTCGTTCCTTGGGAGCAGCCCGGGCCGGTGATCGCCGCAATCCGGGATTTCGTGGCCGAGGCCGGATGA
- the nusB gene encoding transcription antitermination factor NusB, which translates to MATSPKRSQSRSAARLAAVQALYQQEMEGTPIATLLHEFHHHRLGATIDEVEYADAEVDFFDDVVKGADARRGEIDALIAGRLAQGWSLARLDKPMKAILRAGAYELAARADVPTASVISEYVDVAKAFYDARETGFVNGLLDAIAREVRA; encoded by the coding sequence ATGGCCACCTCCCCCAAGCGCTCGCAATCCCGCTCCGCCGCCCGGCTCGCCGCCGTCCAGGCGCTCTACCAGCAGGAGATGGAAGGCACGCCGATCGCCACCCTGCTCCACGAATTCCACCACCACCGGCTCGGCGCGACGATCGACGAGGTCGAATATGCCGACGCCGAGGTCGATTTCTTCGACGACGTGGTCAAGGGCGCCGACGCCCGGCGCGGGGAGATCGACGCGCTCATCGCGGGGCGCCTCGCGCAGGGCTGGTCGCTCGCCCGGCTCGACAAGCCGATGAAGGCCATCCTTCGCGCCGGCGCCTACGAGCTCGCCGCACGCGCCGACGTGCCGACCGCCTCGGTGATCAGCGAATATGTCGACGTCGCCAAGGCCTTCTACGACGCCCGCGAGACCGGCTTCGTCAACGGCCTCCTCGACGCCATCGCCCGGGAGGTGAGGGCGTGA
- the cobT gene encoding cobaltochelatase subunit CobT: MAEDNPLESFRQALAGATRAMARDSEVELGFTSDVPGISGKSVKAPMPGRTIGAREAAEARGFADAAALRLRHHNERMHARHAPGDEVARSVFDAVEQARVEALGARGMAGVRANLGHLAELRLRTDPLVRARSREEVPLGSALGLIARERLTGEAPPEAAREGIAFVAEWIEEKAGADLDALGLAIDDQQAFAALATKLLRDLDLIEGEADADLDPDSADEGEGDDEAEGARDDESDQEDEGSGRGEAEIRGEAEQEGDESSEQDWSEEEMGESADALGEEGEEGMLPVRPNRPVSDLPPKFDYRVFTEQYDEEVVAAELCDEEELGRLRSYLDQQLVHLQSAVTKLANRLQRRLMAQQSRSWDFDQEEGLLDVARLARVIVNPAQSLSYKVERETEFRDTVVSLLLDNSGSMRGRPISIAAISADILARTLERCGVKVEILGFTTRAWKGGQSREKWLADGRPPQPGRLNDLRHIIYKQADEPWRRARKSLGLMMREGLLKENIDGEALLWAHNRLIGRVEERKILMVISDGAPVDDSTLSVNSGTYLERHLRQVIGWIEARSPVELIAIGIGHDVTRYYQRAVTIMDAEQLGGTMVEQLAGLFDKE, translated from the coding sequence GTGGCCGAGGACAATCCGCTCGAATCCTTCCGCCAGGCGCTTGCCGGGGCGACTCGGGCGATGGCGCGGGATTCCGAGGTCGAGCTCGGCTTCACCAGCGACGTTCCCGGAATCAGCGGCAAGAGCGTCAAGGCGCCGATGCCGGGGCGGACGATCGGCGCGCGCGAGGCGGCGGAGGCGCGGGGCTTCGCCGACGCTGCGGCGCTGCGGCTGCGGCACCACAATGAGCGGATGCATGCGCGCCACGCGCCCGGGGACGAGGTGGCGCGATCGGTGTTCGACGCGGTCGAGCAGGCGCGGGTCGAGGCGCTCGGCGCCCGTGGCATGGCCGGGGTGCGCGCGAACCTCGGCCACCTCGCCGAGCTGCGCCTGCGCACCGACCCGCTGGTCCGGGCGCGCAGCCGGGAGGAGGTGCCCCTGGGCTCCGCGCTCGGGCTGATCGCGCGCGAGCGGCTGACGGGCGAGGCGCCGCCCGAGGCCGCGCGCGAGGGGATCGCCTTCGTCGCCGAGTGGATCGAGGAAAAAGCCGGGGCCGACCTCGACGCGCTCGGCCTCGCCATCGACGACCAGCAGGCCTTCGCCGCGCTTGCGACCAAGCTGCTGCGCGACCTCGATCTGATCGAGGGCGAGGCCGACGCCGATCTCGATCCCGACTCGGCCGACGAAGGCGAGGGCGACGACGAAGCCGAGGGCGCCCGGGACGACGAAAGCGACCAGGAGGATGAGGGCAGCGGCCGCGGCGAGGCCGAGATCCGTGGGGAAGCCGAGCAGGAAGGAGACGAGAGCAGCGAGCAGGACTGGTCGGAAGAGGAGATGGGCGAATCGGCCGACGCGCTCGGCGAGGAGGGCGAGGAGGGGATGCTCCCGGTCCGTCCGAACCGGCCCGTCTCCGATCTGCCGCCGAAATTCGACTACCGGGTGTTCACCGAGCAATATGACGAGGAGGTCGTCGCCGCCGAATTGTGCGACGAGGAGGAGCTCGGGCGGCTGCGCTCCTATCTCGACCAGCAGCTCGTCCACCTCCAGAGCGCGGTGACCAAGCTCGCCAACCGGCTTCAGCGGCGGCTGATGGCCCAGCAGTCGCGCTCATGGGATTTCGATCAGGAAGAGGGGCTGCTCGACGTCGCGCGGCTCGCCAGGGTGATCGTCAATCCGGCCCAGTCGCTGTCCTACAAGGTCGAGCGTGAGACCGAGTTCCGCGACACGGTCGTCAGCCTGCTGCTCGACAATTCGGGCTCGATGCGCGGGCGGCCGATCTCGATCGCCGCGATCAGCGCCGACATCCTCGCCCGGACGCTCGAGCGCTGCGGCGTGAAGGTCGAGATCCTCGGCTTCACGACGCGGGCGTGGAAGGGCGGCCAATCGCGCGAGAAATGGCTCGCCGACGGCCGGCCGCCGCAGCCGGGCAGGCTCAACGACCTCAGGCACATCATCTACAAGCAGGCTGACGAGCCATGGCGGCGGGCGCGCAAGAGCCTCGGCCTTATGATGCGCGAGGGGCTGCTCAAGGAGAATATCGACGGCGAGGCTTTGTTATGGGCGCACAACCGGCTGATCGGCCGGGTCGAGGAGCGCAAGATATTGATGGTCATCTCGGACGGCGCCCCGGTCGACGATTCGACGCTCAGCGTGAACAGCGGCACCTATCTCGAGCGGCACCTGCGCCAGGTGATCGGCTGGATCGAGGCGCGATCGCCGGTCGAGCTGATCGCCATCGGCATCGGCCACGACGTCACCCGCTACTATCAGCGGGCAGTGACGATCATGGACGCCGAGCAACTCGGCGGAACGATGGTCGAGCAGCTGGCGGGGCTGTTCGACAAGGAATAG
- a CDS encoding J domain-containing protein — MALASAGRKFHGRVEGRAAHCAHPGCDAPGEFRAPGVHGPDFDGPGEWRWLCLDHVREFNAGYNWFEGMTAEEISEAQTPYGGWERETRAFGTAGASPPPRWADFVDPLDAIGARFRSRQAGERRDGKPLSEGDRRNLRTMGLGLDADRKALRTRYAELLRRYHPDHNGGDRGHEKALQQVIEAYTALKGRPIFA; from the coding sequence TTGGCATTGGCCAGCGCAGGCAGGAAATTCCACGGACGGGTCGAGGGACGGGCGGCGCATTGCGCGCACCCCGGATGCGACGCGCCGGGAGAATTCCGAGCGCCCGGAGTCCACGGCCCCGATTTCGACGGACCGGGCGAGTGGCGCTGGCTCTGCCTCGATCATGTCCGCGAGTTCAACGCCGGCTACAATTGGTTCGAGGGGATGACGGCGGAAGAGATCAGCGAGGCGCAGACGCCCTATGGCGGCTGGGAGCGCGAGACCCGCGCGTTCGGCACGGCCGGCGCCTCGCCGCCGCCGCGCTGGGCCGATTTCGTCGATCCTCTCGACGCGATCGGCGCCCGCTTCCGCTCCCGTCAGGCCGGGGAGCGCAGGGACGGCAAGCCGTTGAGCGAAGGCGACCGGCGCAACCTGCGGACCATGGGACTCGGCCTGGACGCCGACCGAAAGGCGCTCCGCACCCGCTATGCGGAGCTGCTCCGCCGCTACCATCCGGACCACAATGGCGGCGACCGCGGCCACGAGAAAGCGTTGCAGCAGGTGATCGAGGCTTATACGGCGCTCAAAGGACGACCGATATTCGCGTGA
- the thiL gene encoding thiamine-phosphate kinase produces MSESAFIDTLRAIATHPAARDLIDDAAVLQMGDGALVLTHDMIVEGVHYLPDDPPADVAWKLVAVNLSDLAAKGARPIGVLLGFTLGDEEWDRAFAVGLGAALAAFGIPLLGGDSVSAPSRVLGLTALGQAAGPVPSRAGAAAGDALWVSGTIGDAGAGLKALRAGEDAPALIERYRTPRPRLEAGQRLAPLVSAMMDVSDGLLIDTSRMAAASECGVEIALDSVPRSPSFAGTATEAVTAGDDYELLFALAPGRAAAVLALAEEIGLPFTRIGRFVEGAGLTLTEKGLAVPLPGRLGYEHGRGNPSTG; encoded by the coding sequence GTGAGTGAATCCGCCTTCATCGACACGCTGCGCGCGATCGCCACCCACCCCGCGGCCCGCGACCTGATCGACGACGCGGCGGTGCTGCAGATGGGGGACGGCGCGCTGGTGCTGACCCACGACATGATCGTCGAGGGGGTCCACTATCTGCCGGACGATCCGCCCGCCGACGTGGCCTGGAAGCTGGTCGCGGTGAACCTTTCCGATCTCGCCGCCAAGGGCGCTCGGCCGATCGGCGTGCTGCTCGGCTTCACCCTCGGCGACGAGGAATGGGACCGGGCGTTCGCCGTCGGCCTCGGCGCCGCGCTCGCGGCCTTCGGCATCCCGCTGCTTGGCGGCGACAGCGTCTCCGCGCCCTCGCGCGTGCTCGGCCTGACCGCGCTCGGGCAGGCCGCGGGGCCGGTCCCCTCGCGCGCCGGCGCCGCGGCGGGCGATGCCTTGTGGGTCAGCGGCACGATCGGCGATGCCGGCGCGGGCCTGAAGGCGCTCCGTGCGGGCGAGGACGCGCCGGCGCTGATCGAGCGCTACCGAACGCCGCGCCCGCGCCTCGAGGCCGGGCAGCGCCTGGCGCCGCTGGTGAGCGCGATGATGGACGTCTCGGACGGGCTCCTGATCGACACCTCGCGAATGGCGGCGGCGAGCGAATGCGGCGTCGAGATCGCGCTGGACTCGGTGCCGCGATCCCCCTCCTTCGCCGGAACCGCGACGGAGGCCGTGACGGCGGGCGACGATTACGAGCTGCTCTTCGCGCTCGCGCCGGGCCGCGCCGCGGCCGTGCTCGCCCTGGCCGAGGAGATCGGCCTGCCCTTCACGCGCATCGGCCGCTTCGTCGAAGGCGCCGGGCTGACCCTCACCGAGAAGGGGCTCGCGGTTCCGCTCCCCGGGCGGCTCGGTTACGAGCATGGCCGAGGGAACCCTTCGACCGGTTGA
- a CDS encoding 50S ribosomal protein L28, translating into MSRICELTGKGRLVGNNVSHANNKTKRTFLPNLQNVTLISDTLERGVKLRVSMSGLRSVEHVGGLDNWLLKTNDDKLSLNVRRLKREIVKKQSEAAAA; encoded by the coding sequence ATGTCGCGTATTTGCGAACTGACCGGCAAGGGCCGGCTGGTGGGTAACAACGTTTCCCACGCCAACAACAAGACCAAGCGCACGTTCCTGCCCAATCTGCAGAACGTGACGTTGATCTCCGACACGCTCGAGCGCGGCGTCAAGCTGCGCGTCTCGATGAGCGGCCTCCGCTCGGTCGAGCATGTCGGCGGCCTCGACAATTGGCTGCTCAAGACGAACGACGACAAGCTCAGCCTGAACGTCCGCCGTCTGAAGCGCGAGATCGTCAAGAAGCAGTCGGAAGCCGCGGCGGCCTAA
- a CDS encoding esterase-like activity of phytase family protein has product MILRSFPEQIWLSRPKRIAFVLAAFLMLATFIARPPPAPPPGPALAELTAMPVPLDAGDPARRRVGALDYLGGWALTSDSPRFGSISAMQVSSGRVTALGDAGTIMLFAVPSGAVREPVRLLPLPSGPGPATRKSNRDTESLVLHGPWLWVGFEKHNMIWRYRRSDLRAASAARPPPMRRWLANAGPEAMVRLAGGRFLVFAEGSSGAERTSEAVLFEGDPSDPATRSARLRYVRVPGYRITDAALLPDGRLLLLNRRFALFEGVSAVLSVADLTGLRAGGTIEGREIATLRPPLTVDNMEALSVTVENGRTILWIASDDNFFPLQQTLLLKFALVE; this is encoded by the coding sequence ATGATTCTTCGGAGTTTTCCTGAACAGATCTGGCTGTCGCGGCCGAAGCGGATCGCGTTCGTGCTCGCCGCCTTCCTGATGCTCGCGACGTTCATCGCCCGGCCGCCTCCCGCACCTCCGCCCGGCCCGGCGCTCGCCGAGCTCACGGCCATGCCCGTCCCGCTCGACGCCGGCGATCCCGCCCGCCGCCGCGTCGGGGCGCTCGACTATCTGGGGGGGTGGGCGCTGACCAGCGATTCGCCGCGCTTCGGCTCGATCTCGGCGATGCAGGTGTCGAGCGGGCGAGTGACCGCGCTCGGCGACGCCGGGACGATCATGCTGTTCGCAGTGCCCAGCGGCGCCGTCCGCGAGCCCGTCCGCCTGCTTCCGCTTCCAAGCGGCCCGGGGCCCGCGACGCGCAAATCCAACCGCGACACCGAATCGCTGGTCCTCCATGGACCCTGGCTGTGGGTTGGGTTCGAGAAGCACAACATGATCTGGCGCTACCGGCGATCGGACCTTCGGGCAGCGAGCGCGGCGCGCCCGCCACCGATGCGCCGCTGGCTGGCCAATGCCGGCCCTGAGGCGATGGTGCGCCTCGCCGGCGGGCGATTCCTCGTCTTCGCGGAAGGATCCAGCGGAGCGGAGAGGACCAGCGAGGCGGTGCTGTTCGAGGGCGATCCGTCCGACCCCGCGACCCGCTCAGCCCGGCTCCGCTACGTCCGCGTGCCCGGCTACCGGATCACCGACGCCGCCCTGCTGCCCGACGGGCGCCTGCTGCTGCTCAACCGGCGATTCGCCTTGTTCGAGGGCGTTTCGGCGGTGCTCAGCGTTGCCGACCTGACGGGCCTTCGCGCCGGAGGGACCATAGAGGGGCGCGAGATCGCGACGCTTCGCCCGCCCTTGACGGTCGACAATATGGAGGCGCTCAGCGTGACGGTCGAGAACGGCCGGACGATCCTGTGGATCGCCTCCGACGACAATTTCTTCCCGCTGCAGCAGACGCTGCTGCTGAAGTTCGCCCTAGTCGAATGA